One region of Chryseobacterium sp. C-71 genomic DNA includes:
- a CDS encoding exopolyphosphatase has protein sequence MIIAAIDIGSNAARLLINEVKIQNGKPEFIKLNLLRIPLRLGMDVFTLGKIGVEREKMVLDSMKIFSDLMKIYKVEHYRACATSAMRDAENGKDIIEKVKNYADLSIEIISGDEEATLVYENHVAEGLDKDFAYLYVDVGGGSTELTFYENDQMVYEKSFNIGTIRLLNNLVTEDNWKEMKEEIKANISSKKQIVAIGSGGNINKVFSMSKTKDGKPMSIAYLKKAYKEFNDLTVEERMTKYGFRQDRADVLVHALKIYNFVMHWAEINKIFVPKISVADGLIHNIYERVSGEE, from the coding sequence ATGATCATTGCAGCGATAGACATAGGAAGTAATGCAGCCCGACTTTTAATCAACGAGGTAAAAATTCAAAACGGAAAACCGGAATTTATTAAATTAAATCTCCTGCGAATCCCTTTACGATTAGGAATGGATGTCTTCACCCTTGGAAAAATCGGGGTTGAAAGAGAAAAAATGGTCTTAGATTCAATGAAAATTTTCAGTGATTTAATGAAAATTTATAAAGTTGAACATTACAGAGCCTGCGCTACAAGTGCGATGCGAGATGCCGAAAATGGAAAAGATATTATTGAAAAAGTAAAAAATTACGCAGATCTTTCGATAGAAATTATTTCCGGAGATGAGGAAGCGACTTTAGTGTACGAAAACCACGTTGCAGAAGGTCTTGACAAAGATTTCGCCTATCTTTATGTAGATGTTGGCGGTGGTTCTACAGAGCTTACTTTCTACGAAAACGATCAAATGGTCTACGAAAAATCTTTCAACATCGGAACGATCCGTCTTCTCAACAATCTCGTGACAGAAGACAACTGGAAGGAAATGAAAGAGGAAATAAAGGCCAACATCAGCAGCAAAAAACAGATTGTCGCCATCGGATCAGGCGGAAACATCAATAAAGTGTTCTCGATGAGCAAAACCAAAGACGGCAAACCGATGTCAATCGCTTATCTGAAGAAGGCTTACAAAGAATTTAATGATTTAACCGTTGAGGAAAGAATGACCAAATATGGTTTCCGACAGGACAGAGCGGATGTTTTGGTTCACGCCTTGAAAATCTACAATTTCGTGATGCATTGGGCAGAAATCAACAAAATTTTTGTTCCGAAAATTTCTGTTGCGGATGGATTGATTCATAATATTTATGAGAGGGTTTCGGGGGAGGAATAA
- the ppk1 gene encoding polyphosphate kinase 1 translates to MSVHFNPRDITWLAFNERVLQEAMDENVPLHLRIRFLGIFSNNLDEFFRVRVAGLKRAMDFKEKVIAESFYQPPSKILQRINEIVIKQQADFDKTWKKIQVEMAEQKVFIKTSKNLSARQKEFARQYFDEVVESNVIPILLHENTPMPYYRDKSLYLGVAMRKKDWQYHSNYAIIEIPSRFVGRFVLLPTEDLEEKNVMLLEDVITFNLPHIFSYFGYDEFSANSFKVTKDAEMDIDNDIKTNFAEKIEKGLKNRRKGKPTRFVFDKDMDKALLELLIRKLNLSKKDSIIPGGKIHNFKHFMDFPDVFEYYKKPVERTSFTHQAFEHGERVTDVILKQDVLLSFPYHTYTPVIDLLREAAMDPDVKSIQITAYRLASNSKISNALIYAARNGKEVTVMLELQARFDEESNLMWKEMFEPEGITVLIGIPDKKVHAKLCIIKKRVHNKTLQYGFVSTGNFNEKTARIYGDHLIMTSDRGIMADINKVFTVLKKPKEDYLSVLKTCKNLMVCPQFMREKIVQHIDKEIEEAKAGRKAQMIVKANSISDRGLILKMYEAAEAGVVIKIIVRGIYCAINQKDFKEKIKAISIVDEYLEHARVMYFYNKGSEDMYISSADWMNRNLDYRIEAAAKITDKNLKKELKDILDIQLRDNVKARILDKKLSNEYISNDQKECRSQIETYKYLKAKTTGK, encoded by the coding sequence ATGTCAGTACATTTTAATCCCAGAGATATTACCTGGTTGGCGTTTAATGAAAGAGTTTTACAAGAGGCAATGGACGAAAATGTGCCTTTGCATCTTAGAATCAGGTTCCTTGGTATTTTTTCAAACAATTTAGATGAATTTTTCAGAGTGCGAGTTGCAGGTCTTAAACGTGCAATGGATTTTAAGGAAAAAGTAATTGCAGAATCTTTCTATCAGCCGCCATCGAAAATTCTTCAGAGGATTAACGAAATTGTCATCAAACAACAGGCAGACTTCGACAAAACCTGGAAAAAAATTCAGGTTGAAATGGCAGAGCAGAAAGTTTTCATTAAAACTTCAAAAAATCTGAGTGCGAGACAAAAGGAGTTTGCAAGACAATATTTTGATGAGGTCGTAGAATCAAACGTGATTCCTATTCTTCTTCATGAAAATACGCCAATGCCTTACTACAGAGACAAAAGTTTGTACTTGGGCGTTGCCATGAGAAAAAAAGACTGGCAATATCACAGCAATTATGCAATTATTGAGATTCCTTCACGTTTTGTGGGAAGATTTGTGCTTTTGCCTACTGAAGATTTAGAAGAAAAAAATGTCATGCTTTTAGAAGATGTCATTACATTTAACTTGCCACACATTTTTTCCTATTTCGGATATGACGAGTTTTCTGCCAACTCTTTTAAAGTCACAAAAGATGCAGAAATGGACATCGATAATGACATCAAAACCAATTTTGCCGAGAAAATAGAAAAAGGTCTTAAAAACAGACGAAAAGGAAAACCTACCCGTTTTGTTTTCGATAAAGATATGGATAAGGCTTTACTCGAACTGCTCATCCGAAAATTAAATTTAAGCAAGAAAGACAGCATCATCCCTGGTGGAAAGATTCATAATTTCAAACATTTTATGGATTTCCCGGATGTTTTTGAATATTATAAAAAACCTGTAGAAAGAACTTCATTTACGCATCAGGCTTTTGAGCACGGTGAAAGAGTAACTGATGTAATTTTGAAACAAGATGTCTTATTAAGTTTTCCTTATCATACTTATACGCCAGTAATCGATTTGTTGCGTGAAGCCGCAATGGATCCCGATGTAAAATCTATTCAGATTACGGCTTATCGTTTAGCCAGCAATTCAAAAATAAGCAACGCTTTAATCTACGCTGCCCGAAATGGCAAAGAAGTGACGGTAATGCTTGAGCTTCAGGCAAGATTTGATGAAGAGTCAAATCTGATGTGGAAAGAAATGTTTGAACCGGAAGGAATCACTGTTTTAATAGGAATTCCTGACAAAAAAGTTCATGCTAAATTATGTATCATCAAAAAACGTGTACACAACAAAACGTTGCAATATGGTTTTGTAAGCACAGGAAATTTCAACGAAAAAACCGCTAGAATCTACGGTGACCATTTGATAATGACTTCTGACAGAGGCATTATGGCAGATATTAATAAAGTTTTCACGGTACTTAAAAAACCTAAAGAAGATTATCTTTCTGTGTTGAAAACGTGCAAAAACCTAATGGTTTGTCCACAGTTTATGCGTGAAAAAATTGTGCAGCATATCGATAAAGAAATTGAAGAAGCAAAAGCGGGCAGAAAAGCACAAATGATCGTAAAAGCCAATTCTATAAGTGATCGTGGATTGATTTTAAAAATGTATGAAGCTGCAGAAGCAGGTGTGGTGATTAAAATAATTGTACGTGGAATTTATTGTGCCATTAATCAGAAAGATTTTAAAGAAAAAATAAAAGCCATCAGTATTGTAGACGAATATCTTGAGCATGCAAGAGTAATGTATTTCTACAATAAAGGTTCTGAAGATATGTACATTTCGTCAGCCGACTGGATGAACAGAAATTTGGACTACAGAATTGAAGCCGCTGCAAAAATCACAGATAAAAATCTAAAAAAAGAGCTGAAAGATATTTTGGATATTCAATTGAGAGACAATGTGAAAGCAAGAATTTTAGATAAAAAACTGAGCAACGAGTACATCAGCAACGACCAGAAAGAATGCCGCTCGCAAATTGAAACGTATAAATATCTGAAAGCGAAAACGACTGGAAAATAG